From a single Miscanthus floridulus cultivar M001 chromosome 8, ASM1932011v1, whole genome shotgun sequence genomic region:
- the LOC136476665 gene encoding uncharacterized protein gives MPDVKPATAPAAATVAKVAAGDSPSPAATPAPAPAVANSNGTPQKPPPIPAAAFDMPKPNLRGLNKPKCIQCGNVARSRCPFQCCKSCCYKAQNPCHIHVLKQTNTLPDKPSPATAPATEQPSTNLPATSSASRLAALQKLPQHFLKSLQTKKSLTKKDVVGINKWRFMKLKEHVQGDIDAENEAYERYTQNVGLLEETFCPMEDADVEPEAEATSSEEERMDLLVSEAKVRLKSDNETADSFKETVATILDQKLKKLLESQSANEDDKPSDPNQDDHPSPMKFSTKQKMERSAKLNELLGKQTRARSEDDLKPCRDLIEQLFGKENGASVDKPDRMETETGDQEPTAAVARPYSIPKLCTRMEVDEDFASKVNDEFSSLSQVVQL, from the exons ATGCCGGACGTGAAGCCCGCCACTGCCCCTGCCGCTGCCACCGTCGCCAAGGTTGCGGCTGGTGACTCTCCTTCCCCAGCTgcgactcctgctcctgcgccggcAGTGGCCAACAGCAATGGGACGCCACAGAAGCCGCCTCCTATTCCAGCCGCCGCCTTCGACATGCCCAAGCCAAATCTTCGGGGTCTTAACAAGCCCAAGTGCATCCAGTGTGGTAACGTCGCCCGCTCCCG GTGCCCGTTCCAGTGTTGCAAGAGCTGCTGCTACAAGGCCCAGAATCCTTGCCACATCCATG TTCTGAAGCAGACCAACACATTGCCAGATAAGCCATCACCTGCTACTGCTCCTGCAACAGAACAGCCATCTACCAATTTACCTGCAACCAG TTCAGCATCAAGGCTGGCTGCCTTGCAAAAGCTTCCCCAGCATTTTCTGAAGTCTCTCCAAACAAAGAAGTCGCTTACCAAAAAG GATGTTGTGGGTATAAACAAGTGGAGGTTTATGAAGCTAAAGGAACACGTGCAAGGAGATATCGATGCTGAAAATGAAGCATATGAGAGGTATACACAGAATGTTGGGTTACTGGAGGAAACATTCTGTCCCATGGAAGATGCTGATGTTGAACCAGAAGCTGAAGCAACTTCTTCAGAAGAAGAAAGGATGGACTTGTTGGTTTCAGAGGCAAAGGTGAGGTTGAAGTCGGATAACGAAACTGCTGATAGCTTCAAGGAGACTGTTGCCACTATCTTGGACCAGAAGCTGAAGAAACTGCTTGAGAGTCAAAGCGCCAATGAGGATGACAAACCATCTGATCCAAATCAGGATGATCATCCAAGCCCAATGAAGTTTAGCACAAAGCAGAAGATGGAGAGAAGCGCGAAACTGAACGAGCTGCTTGGTAAGCAGACAAGAGCACGGAGTGAGGACGATCTGAAGCCTTGCCGTGATCTTATTGAGCAGCTGTTTGGAAAGGAGAACGGTGCATCTGTGGACAAGCCAGACAGAATGGAGACGGAGACGGGTGATCAAGAGCCAACTGCAGCAGTAGCACGGCCTTATTCCATCCCAAAGTTGTGCACCAGGATGGAGGTTGATGAGGACTTCGCCTCAAAGGTCAATGATGAATTCTCCTCGTTGAGTCAGGTGGTGCAGCTATGA